A stretch of DNA from Chanos chanos chromosome 11, fChaCha1.1, whole genome shotgun sequence:
tctctttttcttgcttgttttctttccttacttttctctctccctctctctctcttatttaactctgtcttcttttcttctctgtactttACGTAAATCGTTTAAAGCCGCCCCCACACGAGCGCGGACTGTTCCTTACGCTATGCATAAAAACAcgccaaaaaaataaagagatgaaaatgcGAAAAGAAAAGGAATCATCTGCTACCATCCAGCAGTGATCCCGTTCATTTTGGGGCTATTGTTTTCAGTATGACGCTGAGGACACGGACTGAACACGGTCTGACTGGAGGCTAATGAGGTTGTGGGTCAGGGGGACACGGTTGCGGTTTTCGGGAGTGACAGGTTCACAAAGCAGGGAAAGGTTAGCTATGACGCAAACCCGAAACAGCAAGGGATGAAGCGCGGGGTGACAGACACTGCACACCAGACTGATTTAGCCCCAGCGTGAGGATGCCTGAAAAACACCGACtcagtggtgtttttgtgtgtgtgtgtgtgggtatgtgtgtgtgttttatagtcATAGATACACTGAGGACAATTCTGTCAAAAAAGTAGGTTTATTCTAAGTAGAGTGGTGAAGTTTAAAGGTGATGGAGAGGGCAAGATTATGAGCAaaacctaaaataaaaaaaaacggccATGAATGGACTGTGTActaacattttacaaatgtcTTAACTGAAACTCTTCATCTTAATCACATTTGTTCTTCATGATCTAAATCACGCTTTAGTAGATCTGTCCCATTTGTACTGAAATATCAAATATTCCACTACTTCTATCCTCGAAAACAGAGTCCGAAGGTGACGTGTGATGCCGTCTAATGGTTCACATCTGGTTGCTGTGTAATTGTACAGACTGCGCCCAAATTGTGGCTTAAGTCATAAATACtgttacacattaaaacaggATTTAACTGTTTAAGTCACAAACCTAATGTTGTGAATTTTCGCGTTggttcattttatgtttttaatccCAAAGGCTCAGCAGATAAACGTTGTATCaatattttttgtgttaaaaacaaaaagggggtgtgtggggtgtgtgtgtgtgtgtgtgtgtgtgttgggggggaaggggggctAGATGCTAGAAGCATCTGGTCTCTCCTTGCTTTGAGGGACTTAAAAGAGGGATCACTGACACACCTCCTATTAAACTTAAACTTACGTggcatttttaaattgttgttCATTTGTAATTGTTTCTATTCTAACAGCAACTACTGTTATAGCAGTGTCTCTAGTCTAAAAACCTGTCTGGCACAAACAAGACCTGTTGTTGTTTAGGAACCatttacagttcttttttttttttccattgctaaCATGCATAGGTCAAAACTAAAGTCACgttgtcaaaactctacacacagcgAAACAAAAGTCTATGGGGACCAAACTGTGAgtcatttttcattgctttcactCAAAATGCATTCAATGACCACACTTTCCAAAATCCATgaactcttttctctttcattctccacCACCTGCAAAACACTATGTATTTGcagcacatttttcaaatgcttacacactgttttcaaaactgttaaaaacagattcaaaacagaatgatggCGAATTTGGTGCAGTTCTGCAGTAACCATACTGAAATATATATGCAGATTTTAACAATCGCTAACAAGCTTTTGTGGAATCTgcagtcacattttcaaaactctaaacacaattagcacaacatccatctgttgtggaccataccattaacacggttcatgttgttttcacagaatatgCAGTCAATTAACGCGTTTCTAAAGTGCttaaattttatttacttacaAGCTTACCCACTATCAAAATTATGGATCTTTCTTGTCTTATTCACAAATGGTTGCACACAGCAtgccagaaatgaaaacctaaGGTTCACAACCTTAAATATAGTATAAAGCCTCTACTTCTGCAACAGCTCAAAAGCTATACGGAAACGGCTGATATGCATTTTTGAATGGACGGATCATTGAAACACTGAATGGACGGATCATTGAGAAATAGCTGATTTACTGTAGTTTGTGTAAAACAGACCAACCACAGCTGATTCCAGTCTCAAGCAGAGACATGCTGAAGTGCTGAAGCTCTTTCAGTTACATGCACATAGACAGTGAAAAACGGGACTACTCGGACTGATTTTGTTCAACGTggatacagaacaacacagaggggcagagagatAAACAATAATGTctggacaagggagaggaagaggactagggagaggaggagctggaccaggcagaggagtacctgtggcctttttttttttttttttttaccatatttgtatatttgatttttacacatttggaacCATAGGCCATGTACGTTGGAAATTTTGTTGATCAATGGCAGCAATGTCACGTTGCTAACAAAGCTTTTAAACGCAGCAGTTCTGTCactttgtatgtttttctctaCTGTACATTCCATGAAGTAAAGATGACTCATTCACTttcaaaaatgcacacatttgacaCTCAACCAAAAAAATGTAGTTTACAGTAAAAGGAGTCTGAATTATAAAGATTAATGGATTTCATATTGTCTATTGTATGCAGGTACCtgtagaactgaaacatgacaAGTAATGTAGTTTCTGTAATGCCATCAACTGTTAGTATTTTGAAAGTCATTGTGCTATGACTGAATACATGTTCTTTCTGGATAGAAAACATGTgctagtgttttgaaagaatgaatTGATACTGAGTTTGGTTTGCCGTGTTTTGACAGGGTCAGTGTATGTAGAGAacgtttttttttgcattttgtaatGTAGACTtggtatttaatgaacaaaacGCGGTTTTGAGCAGAAAATTAACTATATGGTCAATTGTGTGGTGTaggtgtgttgttgtgttaagAGTTTAGAAAAAGTATGTTAAGTCCAGGTAAACGCTTGTTagcaattgtaaaaaaaaaaactgtgaaggaTACAAAAGCAAATTGCTgcctttctgtttcattcttgtCAATATGTCAATAAAGTGAAAAGATGTTCTTCTTATTCTATCATGAAATTCTGATTTAtgtgaaaaatcattcaaacttCAAAGATTAAAGTTCATCATTTATGTAATGCTCCctgttgttagtgttttttaggtcagtgtgttatgagtgacaTCGTATGCTTTCCGAGTGAGAACTGTTGCCTGTGTTACGGTCGAACAAGCTTATTTTGAGACATATATGAAGCGTTTTGGTGGTTTGAGTGAGTTTTGGAGGTGAGATTAACTGTTTGGCCAAGATGCATGTTGATAATGCagactgtatgaagagtttTGAAAAAGCAGCTTCAGTATTAACCAACGCTTGttagcaactgaaaaaaaaaagctataaacTACTGGTAAGCCAAGGCTGAATGAAGGcttataaatatatttagaaaTGTGAAAAACTAAAGCGAGTCTACTGCTGTGTGAAGGAAGACAGCATTTACCTAATTTGTTCCCTCCGCGCCATGGTCTGCCACCCCCAGGTGCAGGCTGTCTTTGAGTCATTTAGATGCcatactgaacaaaaaaaaaaaaacctctctttgACTTGAAAAACCTCAACGTGTTTTATGCTTCATTGTTACcacctaaaaaacaaaacaaacccccccaCAGGGCTTGGTGGTACATTTTGGTATTAAATTTGCATGTcatataaagaaaaatgaaaataatatatttGTGACTTGAAGTCCTACAGAGCAACGGTACAAAAACTACAAAATATTACATAGCTGTGACTGTTGCCGCCAGTTCTGTATTAGAGACCATACTATGGTACAAATActtatctcactctctcacactaacCTGGCCATCACTCTCCTTATCATAGAGATTGAGCTCGTTCACCTCTGACCCCAAGAGGGTTTACGTAGCATAAAGGTGAGTTCACAGCAGGTACACTAATCTACTGTAATCTCACTGTAATATATGATGAGGGTGCTGCACAGGCTGCCACAATGAGATAGCAGTCAACACTGCTCCCCCTGGCCCCcgccctcaacacacacacacacacatacacacacacagacacacacacacacacacatacacacacacacacacacacacacaccacacacacacacacacacacacacacacacacacacacacacatacatacacatacacacacaaatacacacacacacaataaaaaaaatcccgtGGTAATCCCCAATGTGAACCTGTGATGctgtctggattttttttcccaccatcTTAGTGTGTAAGCCACCAGCTGGTGTAAGGGACGTCTGCCATTGTACCAGGATGACCTTAATCCCCGTGGAATTTCCAGACGTAataatgacaaatgacaaagacCTGTTCCCTCGGGGTCGCGTTGCAAACGGAACAAATGTAAAATGGGACTGTGCATTTGCGTTATGgagaaaacaaatcagtttCAATTTCACTTCGCTGCCAGACTCAATGACAAATTCACTCattcaaccaatcaatcaatcaattaatcaatcattcattcattcattcattcattcattcgcaCTGCTGTTGagggaaaacacaaaacatgtagAGATGCACATTTAGTTTGGgtatataaaaatgtttctatTGATGGAAAGCAGAGCGTTCTCTCTAGGCTCTGCCTAATCCTCCAGATGCTATTTAAACAGTAAACCACTTCACAACAGGTTACATTATCACACCTGCAAACCGTACGCCGTCACAGGAACATGCTCAGAGACCGTGAAAAAAGCAGCATAGCCTGAAGGAGAAAGATATTGCCCAGAGTAAAGAAACACCATCTGTGGTTTCgatgagaaaaaaattgaacagCATCAATCTTTTCCACTTCtgtaatctcacacacagtcgAGTGCCCACTGATACAGCAAACACATCGTCCCAGGAAGGGAACTCGACTAAATGCTATCATGTGCAGGGTCAGAGTTTGTTTTGATAATACACGTATGTGTTCTGATAGGTCTGAATAGAGCTTCCATACTGCCATGCAACCACCATAAATATCTGTCTAATTTCCTCTGGAGTTTACGCAATAAAACCAGTAGTTggcgtttaaaaaaaagggtgtaggagaggaagggaaaaactgatgtgtgatgtggtgtggtaAAAAGACAGTAACTCAGTTAACAccagtttatgtgtgtatgtgtgtgtgtgaggggggggggggggggggggggggggggggggtcaacagTCTCTTAAGATGGGGTTTGTGGGAAAGAATGTTTACAATGAGAGACAGGCTGTATTAACAGTATACGTACCTCCTAAAGTAACACACATCTAACTAACCTTATACATGGTACGAGCCCTCTACATAAATTATGGaatgctaaaataaaaataccatCCATTTCAGCACAGATgtcatgtgtaaacacacacatgctgtagCAGACACAGTCTCATATAACCATAAATACGCTAATGTTTTTTTCGGGAATCGGTTggtactgggggggggggggtactgttcTCACCTTACGCTTTGCTCGCAGCTGGCCAAGGTAGTTATCGGAAGAGTCACCGGGGATCTCCCCTCCCCACAGTGTCACCCCCACTATGGTGTAGGTAATCGccatgaccagcaggggcagcATGTAGACCAACAACGCCACTATGATGTGATACCTGTGCAGGCATGAGACTGACTTGTCAAGATACGACcattgaaaaatacaaaataataggTCCTGTGTGTACAAAATAgatacacaataaacacacacacacacacacgcatacacacacaggtagatagatggacagatagatagatagatagatagatagatagatagatagatagatagatagatagatagatagatagatagatagattgatagatagacaATTAGTTTAAATGTACATTGACAACAATAAAGGtaagagagaaaatagaaagtgtgcgtgtgcgtgtgtgcgtgcgtgtgcgcgtgtgtgtgtgtgcatgagtgagtgagcaggaATGTACAGAGGTGTGACACAACCCCgagagacaggagcagagggagacaggagaataatgagaggaggagaagaggggggtaaatgtcagagagaatacagaggaaGCACCACTGAGGGATGAAAGGTGGCGGCCCACATGAGAGCACAGAACTACTCCCATTTACTGCAGACTGctgaagacagggagagagagagagaaagagagagggagagagggagagagaaagagagaaagacagagagagagagacagagagagagagagagagagagagagagagggagagtgggagagagaaagagagaaagacagagagggagagacagagagagagagagagagagagagagagagagagagagggagagagagaaagacagagagagagagagagagagagagagggagagagggatagagggagagagaaagagagaaagacagagagagagagacagagagagagagagagagagagagagggagagagagaaagacagagagagagagagagagagagagagagagagaaagagggagagagaatgacagagagagagagagagagagagagagagagagagagagaacacttcCAATAGTGCAAGCACAAAGactaaaggagagaaagaaagaaagaaagaaagaaagaaagaaagaaagaaagaaagaaagaaaaaccacacaaatgactactactacaaaaaaaaagtatgaagaACAATAGAACAATAGCCAAAAGACTTAGTCTCACATGAAGGTGTCTTTGGAGGACCTGGGCCAGGCCACGTAGCAGATGGTTCTCCAGGGCATGGTGCGGATGGTAGAGTAATAACAGAGAGGGAAGGCTAGTACCACAGCCAGGGCCCAGATACACACTATCACCACTTTAGTGGCTGTGGCAGAGAGTCTGGGCTTCAGTGGATGGATGATCGCCatgtacctacacacacacacacacacgcacgcacacacatacacaggtacacgtgcatatacacacatgcacacacacacacacacacacacacacacacacatacacaggtacatgtgtatatacacacacacacatatacacaggcgcacgtgcatatacacacatgcacacacacatacacaggtacacgtgcatatacacacacacgcaaacacacacacacacacacacacacacacacacacacagaaaaagacagagagcttGAAGCAAATTAAATGTTGTGCGAAGTGGAATGCATGACGTTACTTAAAAACTTCCCGCCATTTTCTGGGAATGTTTTCCATGTAATTAATGAAGGGAGTGTAATTAATGAAGGGAAGTGTGAAGTTGCTCTTGTATTAATGATTTGACTACAAATGTGCATCTGGAATGTTCTTACACTATATGGATTTGTTCTTTTGACAAAGATGATGGGTGTAACAGGAAGGGGTTGACGGGGAAAatcataaaatgcatttgaaaggGATCTTACCAAAgctgtaataaaacatttctcaaATTCTGCctctatgtaaaaaaaaaactcagtatGTACAGCCCTGTCAATCAGCCAGAGCATGTTTCCCGCCCTCTGTATCTGACAGTTAAGGTTCTCCTATAGCTACAGAGTTCCCCAGAATCAACCaacagccacccccccccccccatgtagAGCCTCTATCAGTTTCTGATCTGTCGCTTCTAGACAACATCATTCTCCTGCTTGACTGCCTAAAGCCAAACTTAAAAGTTTAAGTGTTGGTGCATGCATTTTGCATGTTTAGGggtttatgtgtgcatgagacactgtgtgtgtgtgtgtgtgtgtgtgtgcgcgcgcgtgtgtgtacactcagatttaaaaaaaaaaaaattataatggGAACTAAACTAATATCTGGGGACATGAACGTTTGTTGCTGTTAAGGTTAatataaaacactaaaaatgtattttattaggGTAATGGGGACGGTTGGGTTATTATTCCTTAATTGATCAGGGAAAGTCAGTGGAAAATCGCCATTACAGTAAGAGGTATATgtctaattgtgtgtgtggtcaggggGAATATGAATATACaatttaaagtgtgtgtatgttcacgGGCACACGAACTTCTGTGTTGGATTGGAAATATAATGAAAATCATAAATAGGAAATTACAGTGAAAATCATGAAACCGTCTGTCATCACTTAATACATCGAATATCAGTTTAATACCGAGGTTCAGCTTCACTTCAGTTCTGCGGATGCGGATCTTGCCCTTACCTATCGACGGCAATAGCAGTCATAGAGTAGATGCTGGCGAACACAGCGGTAACCGGGAAGAAGTTGTGGAACTTGCAATAGGCTTCTCCAAAGTACCAGTCACCATGCATCGCATAGATGAAATTAATGAGAGTGTTGAAAGCGGCCATGGAAGCGTCGGAAAAAGCCAAATTTAACAAGAAATAGTTTGTGACGGTTCTCATCCGTTTGTGAGCCAAAATGATCCAAATAACAATGAGGTTCCCAAATACCGCAACCGCCAGAACGGAGCTGTAGGCGACTGACCACAGCGCAACCCGCCACGGTGGCTGAACAAACTGATTCGTGATGTTCCGCGTTATGTTGGAGCTGTTTTGCGACGCCGCCATCccaaaatttcttttttttctccacctaTGGAAGTACTTCAGATTTTCCCGCAGCACCTGAGTTGTGCGTTACGACGGCACAAATCTTAATACCACTGCCCTGCTCCCTGAAACACACTTTGTTCTTTTCGTATGCAACTTGAGAAATTATACATTTAACTTTCGAAGGCATGTCATTCTCCGTCTACGAGTTGGAGGTCGACGTTGACAGGAGGTAACAGAAGCCGACATTCATGCTGAGCTGACGGTAGAAATGTTTCAGTTCACGTTCCAAGCCGCTAACTGCAGGCTGACAGGTGTGGCGTTGCGCGCGAAATGGAATCTCAGGTCACGCACAGgttgaatgagtgagagagggggagggctAGAAGTGTGCGTTCCAGTAATCAATCGATATGATTACCTGTTGGGTCGCTGTAGGTTACTACCCCTCGAACCCCCAAGCTCTGCCCTTCGCCAGGCACGTAAGCCGCTAGTTTTATGAAAAAGTGCTAAACGCTATCAGTTTGAAATAACCTACCGTTAAAGACATATTTCAAAGGGATCACTGTTCTGGTTCTCGCAGTTACAATAAATAAGATCCTAAACTTTGTCACGCAAGATTTCTCGTAGCATCTGCTACCTACGTCAGATAAACACAATATTTTCACAGGGAATATTTCTACATCAAAACACATCTGTCCACGCCATCTCCGCGTAAGTGCATTAGGGAAAGTTTTCAGTGAGGttgtctctctccatatatcttttttatatgtttattatgGATGAATTCGTGCATAACTTCGCATAGCACTTCCCAACGCAATAGCAAGTTTGTTTGACACTCAAACTTTAGATAGCCTACCTGGTGTTGTAATGTCTTAAATCAGCATTTGGAATTTCTATTGCTCGAGATCATTCTGTCTTACGCGGAAGTTGAAACGGTTGCCTAAATGTATAGCCACAACCATATAGTTTGGTTATTTGCAACAGATAGCCTAAAGCGAAAACTTTTTTCAGTGACGCATGGTCTTCGCCACTAATCAGTAACCGAGATATTCTTAGAGACGGAATACTTGATTCATACAATCAGTCTGAGATGTTGTTACCTAAGAGAATCATGACAAGTGGTCCCCGGATCCCTGACATTTCAGATCCATTAATATGAAGTCGACATGGTGCATGTCTGCTGCGGCTGAACTAAGACGGGCATAAATTAACCGCTAATGATTTGGACAGAGgttcagagagagcgagaatgaTTTCACAGACTACGACCAGTTTTTCAGAACGCTGTCAGAAAGTTGGCCAGCAAGCGGGTGCACGGAGCCGCGACGATGAGTCACCTtaactcagcacacacacacacacacacacacacacacacacacagacacacacacacacagatagggTTCAGGTGGCGTCGTGCCTTTCATCCTTGGACGTAGTGTTAATCTACTGACGCTGCCGCAGGTTGTCTCTGCGCTGATGGGACTAAAGCCATTACGCTCAACAAGGCCTGGTGCGTTCCTCTTCCAATTAAGCAGGATTAGCATTGATGGTCCCTCTGCTTTTAATGAGTTAGATCTCCCTCTCAGTTCTGTCTTTTTATCCGTTCCTGCATATTGAGCGGTGAATGCGGCGGTAGTAGTGATGCTTAGGGTGACGTGCGAAAATAATACCCACCCTCCTCTGAAATTTCAGAGTATGAAGATACAGGGgacatgtctttttcttttacattgtATTTTTTCGTTACATGTTTCATTACAGTTTTAGGTTAATTTGAAGCGGTTACAGGGGGTGTTTCCCCTCTTGCTGACTTTCTGATGGCTTGCGTCTGCCTGTGAGAGCGTTCTCCATTCGTGGGCGCTCGCGCACTTCTGCGAGAGCGAATGTATTATTACGTCCATCACAATTTTCTCCCCACATGGGCACTTATCTCTTGTCTCTGATTTATCACAAAGATTGATTTGTCCTTCTCAATAAGATGAAGCAAATTAGTCCTTTCTGTCATCGCAGCTAGCCCTGCCATCAACTGGAGTGAGGTTATTCACCATCCTCCTCAAGTCACTCAAGTAGtcaaaagggggaaaagggTAAATTATTGCTCTCTTGAGTGCTGATAAATGGCTGAGTGAGAACATCATGGCCTAGTTTTCATTCAGACATATACCAGAGATAGAAcgcagtttttttcttttttttttctttttctttttttaatcgtGGTTGACGTAGCCTATGTACTGTagtctttttctccttctgtagGCGCAGCTTACTGTCCATAAAAGGCAGACTCTCTGTTCTGGTTGATGTTTACTTGTACAGAAGTTCACTTCAAcacttttgcttttctctgagCCCTCGTCTTTCTTTCCAAAGAATAGATCCCCTCGTTTTCTCCATTGCCTTTGGAGTGACACCACTTCCTTTTCACACAACATTACGTTCATTCTTGATTCTGAAATTGTTATGAGGCTGAATAATTcaactttttaaaatcaatCTAAGACCAAACTAAGCCACAATAAATAgcaaaatgcccccccccccccccccccccccaggcgaTGACGTCAGTGTCTCCGTGATAAAACTCTTCTCTAAACTTTATTGGCTAATTCAGTGTAGCCCAAAGCAAGTTAACAGGAGTATGACATAATGAtggtctgttgttttttaatatcgAGAACCTCAGTTGTAAGCCTTAAGTCATAGCAATAACAAAGATAAGTCATTGTGGCATTAGTAACCAATCAGACGAGCAGTGTAACAGTCAGTGAAAGGAGCTTCCTTTTTGTCCATGTTTTGAGATGGTTATAACAGTGACCAGAGATGACAAGGAATAATAAAGACTGACCACTCACTGCCATGGTTAGAAATCCACCCAGAGAAGCAAGTTTTATTGGGACTGTTAATGACTTTGGGCTGGATGATGCACACCAGTGCGTAAGAATGAATTTCCAGTGACCAGCAGAAAATGGGAGaaacagtattttaaaaatataagatATTTTTCTTGTGTATCTAAATTGTGTGTTCAGTTTGGATTATTTTTGCCCTAGTTCATTTGgttctggagtgtgtgtgtgtgtgtgtgtgtgtgtgtgtgtgtgagtgtgtttgaatgtgtgggTCCGTGCTTCAGGTTTAAATAATAGATCATTCTGAATGACCTGTTCACACTGATTGCTGACATCACTTCCTTTTCCATGTCAGATGGTGATTTAAGTCACTGTCATCTTAAACCACAATCAAGCACTTGGGAAGTTTCAGATAGTTTTCCATTTTTACTTCAGAGTAACTCTCACACATTAACGTGTTAGAATTTCCAGTGACCAACAGAGGGCAGCAGTGACGCAAatgccatctgtgtgtgtgtgtgtgcgcgtgcatgtgtgtgtacgtatgtatgtatgtatgtatgtatgtgtgtgtgtgtgtgtgtgtgtgtgtgtgtgtatgtgtgtatatttgtgaacagtgtatg
This window harbors:
- the tacr3l gene encoding tachykinin receptor 3-like, which gives rise to MAASQNSSNITRNITNQFVQPPWRVALWSVAYSSVLAVAVFGNLIVIWIILAHKRMRTVTNYFLLNLAFSDASMAAFNTLINFIYAMHGDWYFGEAYCKFHNFFPVTAVFASIYSMTAIAVDRYMAIIHPLKPRLSATATKVVIVCIWALAVVLAFPLCYYSTIRTMPWRTICYVAWPRSSKDTFMYHIIVALLVYMLPLLVMAITYTIVGVTLWGGEIPGDSSDNYLGQLRAKRKVVKMMIIVVVTFALCWLPYHVYFIVTGLNGRLNRLKSIQQVYLSVLWLAMSSTMYNPIIYCCLNGRFRAGFKRAFRWCPFVQVSSYDELELRTTRFNPRNQSSMCTLSRMDTSVNGVDPRQSRKKSAISQGQDEVKGVDDKLYSDPSVEAEQYN